In Vigna unguiculata cultivar IT97K-499-35 chromosome 3, ASM411807v1, whole genome shotgun sequence, a single genomic region encodes these proteins:
- the LOC114178673 gene encoding transmembrane protein 234 homolog isoform X1, with amino-acid sequence MRNACEKHGGRERVCEGAKMEKMIAVGMVWGATNAIMRRGALLWDEALKSSAKPDPQSSMVQKMRISFGNWFKLLSIWQYSIPFLINLSASATFFAILSDAPLSLAVPVTNATTFAATAIFGIFLGERTHLLRALFDYLVHGEQEWNHQDRDK; translated from the exons ATGAGGAACGCATGTGAAAAACatggagggagagagagagtgtgtgaGGGAGCGAAGATGGAGAAGATGATCGCAGTGGGTATGGTGTGGGGCGCCACCAACGCTATCATGCGCCGCGGTGCGCTTCTCTGGGACGAGGCTCTGAAATCCTCTGCAAAGCCAGATCCGCAGTCATCTATGGTCCAAAAAATGCGCATCTCCTTTGGGAACTGGTTCAAGCTTCTCTCAATCTGGCAATACTCCATTCCCTTCCTCATCAACCTCTCCGCCTCCGCCACTTTCTTCGCCATCCTCTCCGACGCCCCGCTTTCCCTCGCCGTCCCTGTCACCAACGCCACCACCTTCGCCGCCACTGCCATCTTCGGTATCTTTCTCGGGGAACGCACACACCTCCTCCGCGCTCTCTTCG ATTATTTAGTACACGGTGAACAAGAATGGAATCACCAAGACCGGGacaaataa
- the LOC114177425 gene encoding aldehyde oxidase GLOX1-like, with amino-acid sequence MINHLKVLFIFSILFLVVAEAKHKRKHKHKIRVHHLRHEPHLSEYQDQKSLFPQNPLYSESPPAPDFPSFSEPPPIPFFPPFPFPQPAQEIKPPFQINSIGNWELISENAGVSAMHINLLPTNKIIVYDAKVYRTSRIRLPEGTPCVPYRDRGSTEDKYDCFAHAVEYDIETNQVRPIQVTQGDPWCSSGGVRSDGTFISTGGFSTGGKSIRYMGPYCDGCEWREYDNVLATDRWYSTQQMLPNGDFILIGGRKSYSYEFVPAEGQRSEKTFYFPFLSETADIDENNLYPFVHLSTDGNLFIFSNNRSVLLNPNSHKIVRTFPVLPGGSRNYPASGMSALLPINLDDPNPKAEVMVCGGNIPDAFHIVETTKVFLPALHDCNRLVITEEFPEWENELMPSGRTMGDLLVLPNGELLLINGATRGTSAWWDADMPNYTPVLYKPEEPKGSRFTVLTPSSIARMYHSTSTVLPSGKIWVSGSNTHNTYKDVDKFPTETRVEAFSPPYLDPNFDMFRPHIFEDASQKGLIYGASFEVSFSMEDGAGLTQNDLKVSMYSPPFTTHGFSMGQRLLFLKIYELITEFEGSYRLRVEAPPSNVVAPPGYYLLFVVHRGLPGKGMWVNIQ; translated from the exons ATGATTAACCATCTCAaggttctttttattttctctatctTGTTCCTTGTTGTGGCTGAAGCCAAACACAAAAGAAAGCACAAACACAAAATTCGTGTTCACCATCTTCGCCATGAACCCCACCTTTCCGAGTACCAAGACCAAAAGTCATTATTTCCTCAAAATCCCTTGTATTCTGAATCACCACCTGCTCCAGATTTTCCATCTTTTTCTGAGCCCCCACCCATTCCCTTCTTCCCACCCTTTCCTTTCCCTCAACCTGCTCAAGAAATTAAGCCTCCTTTCCAGATAAATTCCATTGGAAATTGGGAGTTGATTTCGGAAAATGCAGGTGTTTCAGCCATGCACATCAACTTGTTACCCACAAACAAGATCATCGTCTATGATGCCAAAGTTTATCGCACCTCTAGGATTAGATTACCTGAAGGAACCCCATGCGTTCCATACAGAGATAGGGGCTCCACAGAAGACAAATACGATTGTTTTGCTCATGCAGTCGAATACGACATCGAGACAAACCAAGTTAGGCCAATACAG GTAACACAGGGAGATCCATGGTGCTCCAGTGGAGGGGTTAGATCTGATGGTACCTTCATTAGTACCGGTGGTTTTTCCACCGGAGGGAAAAGCATTAGATACATGGGTCCTTACTGTGATGGTTGTGAATGGAGGGAATACGACAACGTTCTAGCAACAGATAGATG GTATTCAACTCAACAAATGCTTCCAAACGGAGACTTCATTTTGATAGGAGGGCGCAAATCATATAGCTATGAGTTTGTTCCGGCAGAAGGCCAAAGGAGTGAGAAAACCTTCTACTTCCCCTTCTTATCCGAAACCGCAGACATTGACGAAAACAATCTCTACCCTTTCGTCCATCTTTCCACCGACGGTAacctcttcatcttctccaacaACCGCTCCGTTCTTCTCAACCCCAACTCCCACAAAATCGTTCGCACCTTCCCCGTCTTACCCGGTGGCAGCCGCAACTACCCCGCCTCCGGCATGTCCGCCCTCCTCCCCATTAACCTCGACGACCCAAACCCCAAGGCTGAGGTCATGGTTTGTGGCGGCAATATTCCCGACGCCTTCCACATTGTCGAGACAACCAAAGTTTTCCTTCCAGCTCTTCATGACTGTAATAG GTTGGTGATTACGGAGGAATTTCCTGAGTGGGAGAACGAGTTGATGCCTTCAGGGAGAACCATGGGAGACTTGCTGGTGCTCCCCAATGGGGAACTGTTGCTGATCAATGGTGCAACCAGAGGTACGTCTGCGTGGTGGGATGCTGACATGCCTAACTACACACCCGTGTTGTACAAACCGGAGGAGCCTAAAGGGTCAAGGTTTACGGTGCTTACGCCAAGCAGCATTGCGAGAATGTACCACTCTACTTCCACGGTGCTTCCCAGTGGCAAGATCTGGGTTTCTGGAAGCAACACCCACAATACGTACAAGGATGTGGACAAGTTCCCAACTGAGACTAGAGTCGAGGCTTTCTCTCCTCCTTACTTGGATCCCAATTTTGACATGTTTAGGCCACACATTTTCGAGGATGCTTCTCAGAAAGGGCTGATATATGGTGCTTCCTTTGAGGTTAGTTTCTCAATGGAAGATGGAGCTGGGTTGACTCAGAACGATCTTAAGGTGTCCATGTATTCCCCACCCTTCACCACTCATGGATTCTCCATGGGACAAAGGCTCTTGTTTCTTAAGATTTACGAGTTGATCACAGAATTTGAAGGCTCTTACAGGCTCAGAGTGGAGGCTCCTCCTTCCAATGTGGTTGCTCCTCCTGGCTACTACTTGTTATTTGTTGTTCACCGTGGCTTGCCTGGCAAGGGAATGTGGGTCAACATACAATAG
- the LOC114178673 gene encoding transmembrane protein 234 homolog isoform X2, with protein sequence MRNACEKHGGRERVCEGAKMEKMIAVGMVWGATNAIMRRGALLWDEALKSSAKPDPQSSMVQKMRISFGNWFKLLSIWQYSIPFLINLSASATFFAILSDAPLSLAVPVTNATTFAATAIFGIFLGERTHLLRALFGTALIVLGLCFCISS encoded by the coding sequence ATGAGGAACGCATGTGAAAAACatggagggagagagagagtgtgtgaGGGAGCGAAGATGGAGAAGATGATCGCAGTGGGTATGGTGTGGGGCGCCACCAACGCTATCATGCGCCGCGGTGCGCTTCTCTGGGACGAGGCTCTGAAATCCTCTGCAAAGCCAGATCCGCAGTCATCTATGGTCCAAAAAATGCGCATCTCCTTTGGGAACTGGTTCAAGCTTCTCTCAATCTGGCAATACTCCATTCCCTTCCTCATCAACCTCTCCGCCTCCGCCACTTTCTTCGCCATCCTCTCCGACGCCCCGCTTTCCCTCGCCGTCCCTGTCACCAACGCCACCACCTTCGCCGCCACTGCCATCTTCGGTATCTTTCTCGGGGAACGCACACACCTCCTCCGCGCTCTCTTCGGTACCGCTCTCATCGTCCTCGGTCTCTGCTTCTGTATCAGCTCCTAG
- the LOC114178673 gene encoding transmembrane protein 234 homolog isoform X3, whose amino-acid sequence MRNACEKHGGRERVCEGAKMEKMIAVGMVWGATNAIMRRGALLWDEALKSSAKPDPQSSMVQKMRISFGNWFKLLSIWQYSIPFLINLSASATFFAILSDAPLSLAVPVTNATTFAATAIFGIFLGERTHLLRALFGNTNQMFRIVV is encoded by the exons ATGAGGAACGCATGTGAAAAACatggagggagagagagagtgtgtgaGGGAGCGAAGATGGAGAAGATGATCGCAGTGGGTATGGTGTGGGGCGCCACCAACGCTATCATGCGCCGCGGTGCGCTTCTCTGGGACGAGGCTCTGAAATCCTCTGCAAAGCCAGATCCGCAGTCATCTATGGTCCAAAAAATGCGCATCTCCTTTGGGAACTGGTTCAAGCTTCTCTCAATCTGGCAATACTCCATTCCCTTCCTCATCAACCTCTCCGCCTCCGCCACTTTCTTCGCCATCCTCTCCGACGCCCCGCTTTCCCTCGCCGTCCCTGTCACCAACGCCACCACCTTCGCCGCCACTGCCATCTTCGGTATCTTTCTCGGGGAACGCACACACCTCCTCCGCGCTCTCTTCG GGAATACAAATCAGATGTTTAGAATTGTGGTTTAA
- the LOC114178675 gene encoding probable xyloglucan endotransglucosylase/hydrolase protein 26: MLVALLSLAFLPNIIQVDANFSKSMHLTWGVQHASILGEDLHLVLDKTSGSAAQSKRSFLFGSIEMQIKLVPGNSAGTVTAYYLSSAGSQQDEIDFEFLGNSTGQPYTVHTNLYTQGKGSREQQFYLWFDPTANFHNYTIHWNPTEIVWYVDDVPIRVFRNHEQEGITYPNKQGMRVYTSLWNADNWATRGGLVKTDWNHAPFTARFHHFRARACKWGGAKSIHQCASNTPANWWTSARYKKLTHTQLEQLNWIRNNYMIYDYCTDTKRFNGQIPPECFKPQF, encoded by the exons ATGCTGGTAGCTTTGTTAAGCTTAGCATTCCTTCCCAACATTATCCAAGTGGATGCCAACTTTTCCAAGAGCATGCACCTCACTTGGGGAGTCCAACATGCATCAATTCTGGGTGAAGACCTTCATCTTGTGTTGGATAAAACTTCAG GGTCAGCTGCTCAATCGAAGAGATCATTCTTATTTGGAAGCATTGAAATGCAAATCAAGCTTGTACCTGGTAATTCTGCCGGAACAGTTACAGCATACTAT TTATCTTCTGCAGGAAGCCAGCAAGATGAGATAGACTTTGAGTTCTTGGGCAACAGTACAGGACAACCATACACTGTCCATACTAACTTGTACACACAAGGAAAAGGAAGCAGAGAGCAACAATTTTACCTCTGGTTTGACCCAACTGCTAATTTTCACAATTACACCATTCACTGGAATCCCACAGAAATTGT CTGGTATGTTGATGATGTGCCAATTCGTGTTTTCCGCAACCATGAACAAGAGGGCATCACTTACCCAAACAAACAAGGAATGAGGGTTTACACCAGCCTATGGAATGCAGACAACTGGGCAACCAGAGGAGGCCTAGTAAAGACGGACTGGAATCACGCACCATTCACGGCCAGATTCCACCATTTCAGAGCAAGGGCTTGCAAGTGGGGTGGAGCAAAGAGCATCCATCAATGTGCCTCTAATACCCCTGCAAATTGGTGGACTTCCGCTAGATACAAGAAGCTGACCCACACCCAGTTGGAACAGCTGAATTGGATCAGAAACAATTACATGATCTATGACTACTGCACAGACACCAAAAGATTCAACGGACAGATACCTCCAGAATGCTTTAAACCACAATTCTAA
- the LOC114176161 gene encoding probable RNA methyltransferase At5g51130, with product MEGGDSMETRKQNSKKRKQVFPYGNYRSYYGYRIDQGTDEDPRLKVLRKEWFEGKECLDIGCNNGIITIQIAKKFCCRSILGIDIDSDRVQDAYWNLRKSARLNSSGNKPMKASKLQDKDLADDSGNRVTALSSVETKEILKKHSSSEQIDLFTIVSFKRENFVQSRHPPGKNYDTILCLSVTKWIHLNWGDDGLITLFSEIWKLLRPGGIFVVEPQPWKSYESNRNVSETTAANYRNITIRPEQFQEILLDKIGFRTVEDITSGLTLSKTGFNRPILVFRK from the exons atggAAGGAGGCGATTCAATGGAAACCCGAAAGCAGAACAGTAAAAAGCGGAAGCAAGTTTTCCCGTACGGAAACTACAGGAGTTACTATGGATATCGA ATTGATCAAGGCACGGATGAAGATCCTCGATTGAAAGTATTAAGGAAGGAATGGTTTGAAGGGAAGGAGTGTCTTGATATTGGCTGCAACAACGGGATAATCACTATACAGATAG CAAAGAAGTTTTGCTGCCGGAGCATTCTTGGAATTGACATTGATTCTG ATCGAGTTCAGGATGCATATTGGAATCTCAGAAAATCTGCTAGATTGAACTCTTCTGGGAATAAACCTATGAAAGCCTCCAAACTTCAGGACAAGGATCTTGCTGATGATTCAGGCAACAGAGTTACTGCCTTATCAAGTGTTGAGACGAAGGAGATTTTAAAGAAACATTCTTCTTCAGAGCAAATTGATCTGTTTACTATAGTTtcatttaaaagagaaaattttgtTCAGAGTCGACATCCACCAGGAAAGAACTATGATACAATTCTTTG TTTGAGTGTAACAAAGTGGATACATCTAAACTGGGGGGATGACGGCTTAATTACTTTGTTTTCAGAGATTTGGAAACTGCTCCGACCT GGTGGCATTTTTGTGGTGGAACCTCAACCATGGAAGTCATACGAAAGCAATCGTAATGTCTCAGAG ACCACTGCCGCCAACTACCGTAATATTACAATTCGTCCAGAACAATTTCAGGAAATATTACTAGATAAG ATTGGATTTCGAACAGTAGAAGACATCACTTCTGGTTTGACACTTAGCAAGACTGGTTTCAATAGACCAATTTTGGTTTTTCGCAAATGA
- the LOC114175697 gene encoding F-box/LRR-repeat protein At3g26922-like, which translates to MAKKKIQRTSKRGREEEFESMAKKKIQRTSIGGREEEKDGLSDLPDAVLLHIMNFMNTRDVVRTCVLSKRWKNLWKHVTTLSFSSSGKILFYNKFVPQFLSKRDASTSLIDLNIGAYGFNAPKLLTGIVKYAAQHHAQNLKITTEYNFRGTPNSFVPSIFSCRSLTSLVLATCSGDPPMELPKSLLLPTLKTLHLSNVKFAAIDDHCVEPFSACSVLNTLDMDGYSFCNYADTLCVTNSNLSILKISNSFVYNIYPRNFKHNIILSTPNLASITIGDNIIFSHDQLTSTCDLPFLEEVNIKILNFPMDSLVVAGWLQVLSHVKRLTLSFRVLKDVPTLLTMGIQSPCFVRLESLKMVIPNPHKVSDEEANEILRQLLQNSTITATVTVSHEIQEVRSLYHAALLR; encoded by the exons ATGGCGAAGAAGAAGATTCAGAGGACAAGCAAAAGAGGCAGAGAAGAGGAGTTTGAATCAATGGCGAAGAAGAAGATTCAGAGGACAAGCATAGGAGGCAGAGAAGAGGAGAAAGACGGTCTGAGTGATTTGCCTGATGCTGTTCTACTGCACATCATGAACTTCATGAACACAAGAGATGTCGTTAGAACATGTGTGTTGTCGAAACGATGGAAGAATCTCTGGAAACATGTCACCACTCTATCTTTCTCTTCCTCGGGAAAGATTCTCTTTTACAACAAGTTTGTACCTCAATTTCTGTCTAAGCGAGATGCTTCCACCTCCCTCATCGATCTTAACATTGGGGCCTACGGTTTCAATGCGCCAAAACTCCTCACTGGGATCGTGAAATATGCTGCACAGCACCATGCCCAGAACTTGAAAATCACCACAGAGTACAATTTCAGAGGCACACCCAATTCTTTTGTTCCTTCGATTTTTTCCTGTCGCTCCTTAACGTCCCTTGTGCTTGCCACCTGTTCCGGTGACCCTCCCATGGAACTTCCAAAATCCCTGCTTTTGCCAACCCTAAAAACCTTGCATCTCTCTAATGTTAAATTCGCCGCCATTGATGATCACTGCGTTGAACCCTTTTCGGCCTGTAGCGTGTTGAATACTCTGGACATGGATGGTTATTCCTTTTGCAATTATGCAGACACCCTCTGCGTAACTAATTCTAACCTTTCCATTTTGAAGATTAGCAATTCGTTCGTGTACAACATCTACCCGCGCAActttaaacacaatattataCTTTCTACTCCGAATCTTGCTTCGATCACAATTGGGGATAACATCATCTTTAGTCATGATCAACTCACGTCCACGTGTGATCTTCCCTTTCTTGAAGAAGTTAACATTAAGATTCTTAATTTTCCCATGGATTCTTTAGTTGTAGCAGGGTGGTTGCAGGTGCTCTCCCATGTAAAAAGATTGACACTCTCCTTTCGGGTCCTTAAA GATGTACCAACTCTTCTTACGATGGGAATTCAATCTCCATGCTTTGTTCGATTGGAGTCGTTGAAGATGGTAATACCGAATCCGCACAAAGTATCCGACGAAGAAGCGAACGAAATTTTACGACAGTTGCTTCAGAACTCGACAATCACCGCCACAGTTACCGTCAGTCATGAAATCCAGGAAGTTAGATCGTTATACCATGCTGCACTGCTCAGATGA
- the LOC114178514 gene encoding casein kinase 1-like protein 3, with protein sequence MERIVGGKYKLGRKIGSGSFGEIYLATHIDTFEIVAVKIENSKTKHPQLLYEAKLYNILQGGSGIPNIKWSGIDGEENVLVLDLLGPSLEDLFVYCGRKFSLKTVLMLADQMITRIEYVHSKGFLHRDIKPDNFLMGLGRKANQVYIIDFGLAKRYRDSTTNRHIPYRENKNLTGTARYASCNTHLGIEQSRRDDLESLGYVLLYFLRGSLPWQGLKAATKKQKYDKICQKKVSTPIEVLCRNQPVEFASYFHYCHSLTFDQRPDYGFLKRLFRDLFAREDYEFDYVFDWTILKYQQSQKSAVLPPLSPVPGASNSRAIPMDTDNHQGHVKERNRAGDATGSGVKIQFKSPGGKNVSYENPHDKNIYGEANIPAASSSPAGTSKRNSLKQSLSAEASNPGHGQGSKIGPSSSWMSSLQHMSSAK encoded by the exons ATGGAACGCATCGTTGGCGGCAAGTACAAGCTCGGCCGCAAGATCGGAAGTGGATCCTTCGGCGAAATCTACCTCG CGACGCATATTGACACCTTCGAGATCGTCGCCGTCAAGATC GAGAATAGTAAAACGAAGCATCCGCAACTTCTGTACGAGGCAAAGCTGTACAATATTCTTCAAGGAGGAA GTGGAATTCCCAACATAAAATGGTCTGGCATAGACGGGGAGGAAAATGTGCTTGTTCTTGACTTGCTTGGGCCGAGTCTTGAAGATCTTTTTGTGTATTGTGGAAGGAAGTTTTCATTGAAGACAGTGTTAATGTTGGCTGATCAAATG ATCACTAGGATAGAATATGTGCATTCTAAAGGATTTTTGCATAGGGATATTAAACCCGATAACTTTCTCATGGGACTTGGTCGGAAGGCCAACCAG GTATACATTATTGATTTTGGGCTTGCAAAACGATACCGGGATTCCACTACCAATCGCCACATCCCTTACAG GGAGAACAAAAACTTAACAGGCACAGCCCGGTATGCAAGTTGTAATACTCATCTTGGGATTG aGCAAAGTCGGCGGGATGATTTGGAATCTCTAGGATACGTACTACTGTATTTCCTCAGAGGAAG CCTTCCTTGGCAAGGTCTAAAGGCTGCTACGAAGAAACAAAAGTATGATAAAATATGTCAGAAGAAAGTTTCAACTCCTATTGAG GTACTTTGCAGAAATCAACCCGTAGAGTTTGCTTCGTACTTCCATTACTGCCACTCTTTGACATTTGATCAGCGACCTGATTATGGATTCTTAAAGCGCCTATTTCGGGACCTATTTGCTCGAGAAG ATTACGAATTTGATTACGTTTTTGATTGGACCATTTTAAAGTACCAGCAATCTCAAAAGAGTGCAGTGCTCCCTCCGCTATCT CCAGTCCCAGGAGCAAGTAACAGTCGAGCAATTCCAATGGATACTGACAATCATCAAG GGCATGTTAAGGAGCGTAATAGAGCAGGCGATGCTACTGGTTCCGGTGTTAAAATCCAGTTTAAATCACCAGGGGGTAAAAATGTGAGCTATGAGAATCCACATGACAAAAAT ATTTATGGAGAAGCAAATATACCCGCTGCTTCATCCTCTCCTGCTGGTACTTCTAAAAGGAACTCCTTGAAGCAATCTTTGTCTGCTGAAGCATCCAACCCTGGACACGGGCAAGGCAGTAAAATTGGCCCTTCAAGTAGCTGGATGTCATCTCTGCAGCACATGTCTTCTGCTAAATGA